The Bos taurus isolate L1 Dominette 01449 registration number 42190680 breed Hereford chromosome 13, ARS-UCD2.0, whole genome shotgun sequence genome contains a region encoding:
- the LOC788520 gene encoding craniofacial development protein 2, whose product MHSMKRQNDRILKEELPRSVGAQYATGDQWRNNSRKNEGIEPKQKQYPVVDVTGDRSKVRCCKERYCIGTWNVRSMNQGKLEVVKQDMTRVNVDILGISELKWTRMGEFNSDDYYIYYCGQESLRRNGVAIMVNKRVRNAVLGCNLKNDRMISVRFQGKPFNITVFQVYAPTSNAEEAEVERFYEDLLELIPKKDVLFIIGDWKAKVGSQETPGVTGKFGLGIRNEAGQKLIEFCQENALVIANTLFQQHKRRLYTWTSPDGQHRTQIDYILCSQRWRRSIQSTKTRPGADCGSDHELLIAKFRLKVKKVGKTTRPFRSDRNQISSDYTLEVRNRFKGLDLIDRVPDELWTEVRDIVQETGIKTIPMEKKCKKAKWLSGEALQIAVKRREAKSKGEKERYKHLNAEFQ is encoded by the coding sequence atgcacagtatgaaaaggcaaaatgacaggatactgaaagaggagctccccaggtcagtaggtgcccagtatgctactggagatcaatggagaaataactccagaaagaatgaagggattgagccaaagcaaaaacaatacccagttgtggacgtgactggtgatagaagcaaggtccgatgctgtaaagagcgatattgcataggaacctggaatgtcaggtctatgaatcaaggcaaattggaagtggtcaaacaagataTGACAAGAGttaacgtcgacattctaggaatcagtgaactaaaatggactagaatgggtgaatttaactcagatgactattatatctactactgtggacaggaatccctcagaagaaatggagtagccatcatggtcaacaaaagagtccgaaatgcagtacttggatgcaatctcaaaaacgacagaatgatttctgttcgtttccaaggcaaaccattcaatatcacagtattccaagtctatgccccaaccagtaacgctgaagaagctgaagttgaacggttctatgaagaccttttagaactaatacccaaaaaagatgtccttttcattataggggactggaaggcaaaagtaggaagtcaagaaacacctggagtaacaggcaaatttggccttggaatacggaatgaagccgggcaaaaactaatagagttttgccaagaaaatgcactggtcatagcaaacaccctcttccaacaacacaagagaagactctacacatggacatcaccagatggtcaacaccgaactcagattgattatattctttgcagccaaagatggagaaggtctatacagtcaacaaaaacaagaccgggagctgactgtggctcagatcatgaactccttattgccaaattcagacttaaagtgaagaaagtagggaaaaccactagaccattcaggtctgaCCGAAATCAAATCTCTTctgattatacattggaagtgagaaatagatttaagggcctagatctgatagacagagtgcctgatgaactatggactgaggttcgtgacattgtacaggaaacagggatcaagaccatccccatggaaaagaaatgcaaaaaagcaaaatggctgtctggggaggccttacaaatagctgtgaaaagaagagaagcgaaaagcaaaggagaaaaggaaagatataagcatctgaatgcagagttccaatag